Genomic DNA from Acidimicrobiia bacterium:
AATCGTCCCGGCGTTCGTGACGGCGAGCTTGCGCGCGCCCTCGCGGCCGCGGATCACGCCGGCGGTGCGATCCCAGACGATCCGCGGCCGCAGCTCGGCGAACTCGTCGGACGGGTAACGGCCGGCGAGCAGGTCGAGCACCGCGACGAACGCGTCGTGCGACAGGTCCGCGAAGTTGGCCGCGCGTCGCACCAGCGCGTAGAGCGCGTCGACGTCCCACTCGTCGAGCCCGCACGCGGCGACGAGCTGCTGCGCGAGCACGTCGACCGGGTTGCGCGGGTAGCGCGTCTCCTCGATCGCGCCGTCGCGCATGCGCCGGACGACGACCGCGGCCTCGAGCAGGTCGCCGCGGTACTTGGGGAACACCTTGCCGCGGCTCGGCTCGCCCACCTGGTGGCCCGCGCGACCGATGCGCTGCAGCCCGCGTGCGACGGAGCCCGGTGACTCGACCTGCACGACGAGGTCGACCGTCCCCATGTCGATGCCGAGCTCGAGCGAGCTCGTCGCGACGAGCGCGCGCAGGCGGCCTGCCTTCAGGTCGTCCTCGATCAGCAGCCGCTGCTCGCGTGCGAGCGATCCGTGGTGCGCCTTCACCAGCTCGGGCTTCCCGGAGCCGTCACCACACCCCGCGAGCTCGTTGAGCTGTGCGGCGAGCCGCTCCGCGAGACGGCGCGCGTTCACGAAGACGAGCGTCGTGCGGTGCTCGAGGATCAGCTCGAGCAGACGCGGATGGACGTGTGGCCAGATGCTCGCCCGCGCCGGTGGCGCAGCAGCCGAGCCGCCGGGCTGCTCGGTCGGCGGCAGCTGCGTGCCGAGCGCGCCCATGTCCTCGACGGGCACGACGACCTCGACGTCGAGCGGCTTCCGCGTTCCCGCGTCGACGACGGTGACCGGACGGGGCGCGCCGTCACCGCCGAAGCCGCCGAGGAAGCGGGCGATCTCGTCGAGCGGGCGTTGCGTCGCGGACAGACCGATGCGCTGGGGTGCCCGTTCGGTCAGCTCCTCGAGTCGCTCGAGCGAGAGCGCGAGGTGCGCGCCGCGCTTCGTGCCCGCGACCGCGTGGATCTCGTCGACGATGACGGTCGTGACCGAGCGCAGCGTGTCGCGCGCGCGCGACGTCAGCATGAGGTAGAGCGACTCGGGCGTCGTGATCAGGATGTCGGGTGGCTTGCGGAGCAATGACTGGCGCTCCGGCGACGGCGTGTCCCCGGTGCGCATCGCGACGGTCACGTCGGACAGGCGCGTCCCGCTGCGCTCCGCGGCGAGCCGGATCCCGGCGAGCGGTGCGCGCAAGTTCTTCTCCACGTCGACCGCGAGCGCCTTCAGCGGCGAGACGTAGAGCACCCGCGTCCGCTGCTTGTCGGGCGGCGTCGGCTCGGTGGCGAGCCGGTCGATCGCCCAGAGGAACGCCGCGACCGTCTTGCCCGAGCCCGTCGGGGCGAGGATCAGCGTGTGATCGCCGGCCGCGATCGCGGGCCAGCCCTGCTCCTGCGCGGGTGTCGGCGCGGGGAAGCTGGTCGAGAACCACTCGCGGACGGCGGGCGAGAACCGGTCGAGCGCCATCGAGCCGAGGGTACCGGAGGGGTACGACGATCATTCTGTGAAGCGTGACGGCCGGTACGTGGCCGTCACGCTTCACAGAACGGGGGCCGGGTCAGGCGTGGACGACCGGTCGCCGGTCGGCCCACGGGCGGGCCCGCTCGAGCTGGCCCGCGACGCGCAGCAGGAGGTCCTCGCGGTTCGCGTCGGCGACGAGCTGCACGCCGATCGGCAGGTTCGACGCCGAGAAGTACAGCGGCACCGACATCGCGGGCTGGCCGGTCACGTTGAACGGCGCGGTGTACGCCGCGAACGGCACCGCGCGCGCCGCGGCGCGGAACAGGTCGTCGGCGTCGCGCACCACGAGGTCACCGAGCTCGGGCGGCGGCTCCGCGAGCGTCGGCGTGAGCAGCAGGTCGAACCCGTCGTCCGTCCACCACACCGCCATGCGCCGCGTCCATGCGTGCATCGCGTTGATCGCGGCCGCGTACTGCGCGCCGGTGGTCGCCGCACCGAGGTCGCGGTACATCCACGTGATCGGTTCGACGTCGACCTGGGTCACCTCGCGCCCGGCGCGACGCGCGATCTCGTCGAGGTCGGCGACGACGTTCGTCGAGAAGATCGTCATGAAGATCGACATGACGTCCTCCTCGAGCGCGGCCGGCGACGCTTCCTCCACCGTGTGACCGAGCGACTCGAGCAGCCGCGCCGCGTCCTCCGCCGCGGCGACGCACTCCGCATCCGTCGCTGCCATCGCGCCCGCGTTCGTGCGGACACCGATCCGCAACGGCGGCGGATCGCTCTGGACCTCCTCGAGGAACGGTCGGGCGGGCGGCGGCGCGGCGTACGGGTCGCCGGGCATGCGGCCCGCGAGCGTGTCCAGGACCGCGGCGCTGTCGCGGACCGACCGCGTCACCACGTGCCGCACGACCA
This window encodes:
- a CDS encoding DEAD/DEAH box helicase, producing MALDRFSPAVREWFSTSFPAPTPAQEQGWPAIAAGDHTLILAPTGSGKTVAAFLWAIDRLATEPTPPDKQRTRVLYVSPLKALAVDVEKNLRAPLAGIRLAAERSGTRLSDVTVAMRTGDTPSPERQSLLRKPPDILITTPESLYLMLTSRARDTLRSVTTVIVDEIHAVAGTKRGAHLALSLERLEELTERAPQRIGLSATQRPLDEIARFLGGFGGDGAPRPVTVVDAGTRKPLDVEVVVPVEDMGALGTQLPPTEQPGGSAAAPPARASIWPHVHPRLLELILEHRTTLVFVNARRLAERLAAQLNELAGCGDGSGKPELVKAHHGSLAREQRLLIEDDLKAGRLRALVATSSLELGIDMGTVDLVVQVESPGSVARGLQRIGRAGHQVGEPSRGKVFPKYRGDLLEAAVVVRRMRDGAIEETRYPRNPVDVLAQQLVAACGLDEWDVDALYALVRRAANFADLSHDAFVAVLDLLAGRYPSDEFAELRPRIVWDRTAGVIRGREGARKLAVTNAGTI
- a CDS encoding amidase, with the translated sequence MTDQELAFLDATAQAELVRSGTASPAELVDAAIARVEKLNGELNAVIHTRFEQAREEADGPLAEGPFRGVPVLVKDLDAATQGDPCHWGNKLLKETNWVDDHDSYLVAKLRAAGFVVIGKTNTPELGLQPTTEPLAYGPTHNPWDTSRGPGGSSGGSAAAVASGMVPVAHAGDGGGSIRIPSSACGLFGLKPSRGRVSLGPDQGEAWAGMVVRHVVTRSVRDSAAVLDTLAGRMPGDPYAAPPPARPFLEEVQSDPPPLRIGVRTNAGAMAATDAECVAAAEDAARLLESLGHTVEEASPAALEEDVMSIFMTIFSTNVVADLDEIARRAGREVTQVDVEPITWMYRDLGAATTGAQYAAAINAMHAWTRRMAVWWTDDGFDLLLTPTLAEPPPELGDLVVRDADDLFRAAARAVPFAAYTAPFNVTGQPAMSVPLYFSASNLPIGVQLVADANREDLLLRVAGQLERARPWADRRPVVHA